The following are encoded in a window of Loktanella sp. M215 genomic DNA:
- a CDS encoding sensor histidine kinase, whose translation MTSDDDSLMSFLYSCPVGLIEFDTTGRMSLVNPHAMNLLIPLATDRDATNLFHLMERHATDLRTAVAAFSADHGTIHDGYRINIDPGDARRGARPQVLSISIKRLGPDRYMATLSNITSQVEQEERLAQAEAANKAKTDFIGVLSHELRTPLTVILGVARLANSARLLKSSKTLLAALESNDRSPAEIRTLLDDVFAQLSDLMERMVKSGEHLLHLINEMLDSAKIESGNLSVACEICDIKDIADPVIYQLRTLAQEKGLSFEVTQDAVTVFADKVRTRQILFNLVGNAIKFTDQGFVRLMIKTEAETVVFEIQDSGAGIYEVEFNSIFEAFYQIDSSAVRRAGGTGMGLSISRNLAEMQGGSLNVTSTVGEGSCFRLTLPASREGGGEATGKLSELVTSL comes from the coding sequence GTGACATCTGACGACGATAGCCTTATGAGTTTCCTTTATTCCTGCCCCGTGGGATTAATCGAATTCGATACGACAGGGCGAATGAGCCTGGTCAATCCCCATGCAATGAATTTATTGATACCGCTCGCCACTGACAGGGACGCGACGAACCTCTTCCATCTCATGGAACGCCACGCAACGGATCTGCGCACCGCCGTAGCCGCATTTTCAGCCGATCACGGCACGATCCACGACGGTTATCGCATCAACATCGATCCGGGAGACGCGCGACGGGGTGCACGGCCGCAGGTCCTGTCCATTTCGATCAAGAGGCTTGGGCCAGACCGGTATATGGCCACGCTCAGCAACATCACCAGCCAGGTCGAACAGGAAGAGCGTCTCGCCCAGGCGGAAGCGGCCAACAAAGCCAAAACAGATTTTATAGGGGTGCTGAGCCACGAATTGCGAACCCCCCTAACGGTCATCCTGGGCGTCGCGCGCCTTGCCAATAGTGCCCGGCTTTTGAAATCCTCCAAAACACTCTTGGCTGCGCTGGAGAGCAACGACAGATCGCCCGCTGAGATCAGAACTTTGCTGGATGACGTGTTCGCACAACTTTCAGACTTGATGGAACGCATGGTCAAATCTGGCGAACATCTCCTGCACCTGATCAATGAAATGCTGGATTCCGCGAAGATCGAATCAGGAAATCTGTCAGTCGCGTGCGAGATCTGCGACATTAAGGACATCGCGGACCCTGTCATATATCAACTCAGGACGCTGGCGCAGGAAAAGGGCCTGTCATTTGAAGTGACACAAGATGCCGTTACAGTGTTCGCCGACAAAGTCAGGACGCGTCAGATACTGTTTAATCTGGTCGGCAATGCCATCAAATTTACCGACCAGGGATTCGTAAGGCTTATGATCAAGACCGAGGCCGAAACGGTTGTCTTTGAAATACAAGACAGCGGCGCGGGTATCTATGAAGTTGAGTTCAACAGCATCTTCGAAGCCTTCTATCAGATCGATTCCAGCGCAGTGCGGCGCGCCGGAGGTACAGGGATGGGATTGTCAATTTCCCGCAACCTTGCCGAAATGCAAGGTGGCAGCCTGAACGTGACCAGTACAGTCGGTGAAGGCAGTTGTTTCAGGCTCACCCTGCCAGCGTCGAGAGAGGGTGGCGGGGAGGCCACTGGCAAGCTTTCAGAGTTAGTAACTTCCCTATA
- the ligD gene encoding DNA ligase D, with amino-acid sequence MAPANSTSGRDLAEYNAKRDFTRTSEPSGQAGARSGGLRFLVQKHDATRLHYDFRLEWNGVLLSWAVTRGPSANPREKRLAVRTEDHPLNYADFEGTIPKREYGGGTVMLWDEGTWLPKGNVAAELEAGNLKVVVQGRRMRGAWALVRMKPRKAEKRENWLLIKERDELATEDADGLTEAHVTSIRTGRTMPEIAAGTKAKALPLPHPGKPPAFRKVQLATLHAEPPEGDDWIHETKFDGYRCLASLGKGGTRLFTRNGHDWTDRFAALSGAFDTLPCKSALIDGEVMAAHVGPSAFSSLQDAIEAGSSLVLYAFDLLSLNGKDLTGLAQIERRKRLAALMEGQPKDGALRMSDHVQGHGAEVFAAAAAAGAEGIISKRIDAPYRGERTDAWRKIKCTRRQEFIVGGLSPSDKRGRLFSSLLVGETGPDGLRYRGRIGTGFSDADFARLAAEISPRKTSPFTAVPAAIARTAKWVTPHVVIEVEFGEFTADGHIRHGRFLGIREDKAAANVTLEMPQSDSPVVAGIPISNSDRRVFGAAPFTKLDVARHYDRVGERLVQIAGHRPLSLLRCPRGIDGEVFFQKHAHDTMPALLRRIALKDSSGGSADYMYATRPAAFVAAAQMGTIEFHIQGVRTDAPERPDRLVFDLDPDEGLDWPDVRRAATYLRGWLADLGLETGAMVTGGKGIHVWAPLRRTASWDAVRGFTQTVAHVLASKDPTRFTASMSKARRKGRIFIDWLRNERGATAVSPYSLRARPGAPVAVPVTWEELANLKSAAAFTLDTVATRLDEPCPYLAQFGRLQSLNHSTAERLQDWIDSSFS; translated from the coding sequence GTGGCGCCAGCAAATAGCACCTCCGGCCGCGATCTTGCGGAGTATAACGCGAAGCGGGATTTTACCCGCACCTCAGAGCCGTCAGGACAAGCAGGTGCCCGAAGCGGCGGGCTTCGGTTCCTGGTTCAGAAACATGACGCCACCCGGCTGCACTACGATTTCAGGCTCGAATGGAACGGGGTTTTGCTCAGTTGGGCCGTAACCCGTGGTCCGAGCGCGAACCCGCGTGAAAAACGTCTGGCGGTCCGCACCGAGGACCACCCGCTGAACTATGCAGACTTCGAAGGCACGATCCCGAAGAGGGAATACGGCGGCGGCACGGTCATGCTCTGGGATGAAGGGACATGGCTCCCAAAAGGAAACGTGGCTGCAGAATTAGAGGCTGGCAACCTCAAGGTGGTCGTGCAGGGACGCCGGATGCGAGGCGCCTGGGCCCTCGTCCGGATGAAGCCACGCAAAGCGGAAAAGCGCGAGAACTGGCTCCTCATCAAGGAACGTGATGAACTGGCGACAGAAGACGCCGATGGACTGACGGAGGCGCATGTCACATCAATTCGGACTGGGCGGACAATGCCCGAGATTGCAGCGGGGACAAAAGCGAAGGCGCTCCCACTGCCCCACCCGGGTAAACCACCTGCGTTCCGTAAGGTGCAACTCGCCACATTGCATGCGGAGCCGCCCGAGGGGGATGACTGGATCCACGAGACGAAGTTCGACGGCTATCGGTGTCTCGCCAGCCTTGGCAAGGGTGGCACCCGTCTCTTCACGCGCAATGGTCATGATTGGACGGACAGGTTCGCGGCCCTTAGCGGCGCCTTCGACACGCTGCCTTGCAAGTCGGCCCTAATTGACGGCGAGGTCATGGCGGCGCATGTCGGACCCTCCGCCTTCTCATCATTGCAAGACGCGATCGAAGCTGGTTCGTCGTTGGTGTTATACGCGTTCGATCTGCTGTCGCTGAATGGCAAGGATCTGACCGGATTAGCCCAGATTGAACGCCGCAAGCGGCTTGCCGCGTTGATGGAGGGACAACCCAAGGACGGCGCCCTGCGGATGAGCGATCATGTCCAGGGCCACGGGGCCGAGGTCTTTGCCGCCGCAGCCGCCGCAGGGGCGGAAGGGATCATCAGCAAGCGTATTGACGCACCTTATCGCGGGGAGCGCACCGACGCCTGGCGGAAAATCAAATGTACCCGGCGACAGGAGTTTATCGTAGGCGGGCTGTCACCGTCCGATAAGAGGGGCCGGCTATTTTCATCCCTTCTCGTGGGGGAGACCGGACCGGACGGGCTGCGCTATCGCGGCCGGATCGGTACCGGTTTCTCCGACGCCGATTTCGCCCGACTGGCGGCCGAAATTTCGCCCCGCAAGACCAGCCCATTCACGGCTGTACCGGCTGCCATCGCCCGCACTGCGAAATGGGTAACACCCCACGTGGTCATTGAGGTCGAGTTCGGTGAGTTCACGGCCGATGGCCACATCCGCCATGGCAGATTTTTAGGGATCCGAGAGGATAAGGCCGCCGCCAACGTGACGCTCGAGATGCCGCAGTCCGACAGCCCCGTGGTGGCCGGCATCCCTATCAGTAATTCTGATCGCCGGGTGTTCGGCGCCGCACCCTTTACCAAGCTCGATGTCGCTCGCCATTATGATCGCGTTGGCGAGAGATTAGTCCAGATCGCGGGACACCGGCCCCTGTCGCTCCTGCGCTGTCCCCGCGGGATAGATGGCGAGGTCTTTTTCCAGAAGCATGCCCACGATACCATGCCTGCCCTCCTCCGCCGTATCGCTTTGAAGGACAGTAGTGGCGGATCGGCGGATTACATGTATGCCACCCGCCCCGCCGCTTTCGTCGCCGCCGCCCAGATGGGCACGATCGAGTTTCACATTCAGGGTGTGCGTACCGATGCGCCCGAGCGCCCCGACCGGCTGGTATTCGACCTCGACCCCGACGAGGGCTTAGACTGGCCTGACGTACGTCGCGCTGCAACATATCTGCGCGGCTGGCTGGCCGACCTCGGCCTGGAGACTGGAGCGATGGTCACCGGCGGCAAAGGTATCCATGTCTGGGCGCCTTTGCGTCGAACGGCGTCGTGGGATGCGGTCAGGGGCTTCACCCAAACCGTGGCGCATGTGCTGGCGAGCAAAGATCCAACTCGCTTCACTGCATCAATGTCCAAGGCCCGGCGCAAGGGCCGCATCTTCATTGACTGGCTCCGCAACGAGAGGGGTGCCACAGCAGTATCGCCCTACTCACTCCGGGCCCGTCCGGGTGCACCTGTCGCCGTTCCGGTGACTTGGGAAGAGTTGGCCAACCTGAAGTCAGCCGCAGCTTTTACTCTCGATACCGTTGCCACTCGCCTCGACGAGCCCTGTCCCTACCTGGCACAATTCGGTCGGCTCCAGTCGCTCAATCATAGCACAGCCGAGCGGCTGCAAGACTGGATCGACAGCTCGTTTTCTTAA